A stretch of Canis lupus baileyi chromosome 2, mCanLup2.hap1, whole genome shotgun sequence DNA encodes these proteins:
- the TMEM271 gene encoding transmembrane protein 271 yields MKWSVRGACAALSSCLLLACALSAAAVGLKCFSLGSELRGEPFRLGAAAGAFYSGLLLAAGLSLLGAALLCCGPRDAPLAGPARGPGLGAAAARAGAAEAAPGEPGNGAGPAGPAKSHNLLLLGVLVFMLGVLSAFAGAVIDGDTVSLVERKYSHYCLPPRAPPAPPAPPAPPAPPAPRARSALDSATSAKCRQLKDYQRGLVLSTVFNSLECLLGLLSLLLVKNYRASQARRGRRGRRRAARAPARPRGGPGLRAQPAASRARRGRRGRRGRRLQPRPSEASILAPEESDLAAPGDCAGLAARHAVSYISVGVLHARDEAGAEVRCGGHPSVELPGYAPSDPDLNASYPYCCRPPCEAGRAWEPGRAC; encoded by the coding sequence ATGAAGTGGAGCGTCCGCGGGGCCTGCGCCGCGCtctcctcctgcctgctgctcgCCTGCGCGCTCAGCGCCGCCGCCGTCGGCCTCAAGTGCTTCTCGCTGGGCTCGGAGCTGCGCGGGGAGCCGTTCCGGCTGGGGGCGGCCGCCGGCGCCTTCTACTCGGGGCTGCTGCTGGCCGCCGGCCTCTCGCTGCTCGGCGCCGCCCTGCTCTGCTGCGGGCCCCGGGACGCGCCGCTcgcggggccggcgcggggcccggggctcgGGGCGGCCGCGGCGCGCGCGGGGGCCGCGGAGGCCGCGCCCGGGGAGCCGGGGAACGgcgcggggcccgcggggccGGCGAAGAGCCACAACCTGCTCCTGCTCGGCGTCCTGGTCTTCATGCTCGGGGTCCTCAGCGCCTTCGCGGGCGCCGTGATCGACGGCGACACCGTGTCGCTCGTGGAACGCAAGTACTCCCACTACTGCCTGCCGCCccgcgcgccgcccgcgcccccggcgccccccgcgccgcccgcgccccccgcgccccgcgcccgcagcGCCCTGGACAGCGCCACGTCCGCCAAGTGCCGCCAGCTCAAGGACTACCAGCGCGGCCTGGTGCTCTCCACCGTCTTCAACTCGCTCGAGTGCCTGCTGGGCCTGCTCAGCCTGCTGCTCGTCAAGAACTACCGCGCGTCGCAGGCTCGGCGCGGCCGGCGCGGCCGGAGGAGGGCGGCCCGGGCCCCGGCGCGGCCCCGCGGCGGCCCCGGGCTCCGCGCGCAGCCTGCGGCCTCccgggcgcggcggggccggcgggggcggcgggggcggcggctgcAGCCGCGGCCGAGCGAGGCGTCCATCCTGGCGCCGGAGGAGTCGGACCTGGCCGCCCCCGGGGACTGCGCGGGCCTCGCGGCGCGCCACGCCGTGTCCTACATCAGCGTGGGCGTCCTGCACGCGCGGGACGAGGCGGGCGCGGAGGTGCGCTGCGGGGGGCACCCGTCGGTGGAGCTGCCGGGCTACGCGCCCTCGGACCCCGACCTCAACGCCTCCTACCCCTACTGCTGCCGGCCGCCGTGCGAGGCGGGGCGCGCGTGGGAGCCGGGCCGGGCCTGCTGA